A region from the Benincasa hispida cultivar B227 chromosome 8, ASM972705v1, whole genome shotgun sequence genome encodes:
- the LOC120083376 gene encoding putative cysteine-rich receptor-like protein kinase 12 isoform X5 — protein sequence MSPEYVIDGRFSFKSDVFSFGVMLLEIVSGKRNRYFFHLEHQQLNLLGHVWKLWNEGRALELIDETLRDQFQEYEALKYINIGLLCIQGRPEKRPTMSSVLSMLENNNMELISPERPGFYEERFEWLGVDHSPSLGDKLTSSSNNVVTITLFDGR from the exons ATGTCTCCAGAGTATGTAATAGATGGTCGCTTTTCATTCAAATCTGATGTTTTCAGCTTTGGAGTTATGCTTTTGGAAATAGTTAGTGGCAAAAGGAATAGGTACTTTTTTCACCTCGAACATCAACAACTAAATCTTCTTGGACAT GTATGGAAACTTTGGAATGAAGGAAGGGCACTGGAATTAATTGATGAGACGTTGAGAGATCAATTTCAAGAATATGAAGCACTTAAATACATAAATATTGGACTTTTATGTATTCAAGGACGTCCAGAAAAAAGACCAACTATGTCATCTGTGCTTTCCATGTTAGAAAATAATAACATGGAATTGATATCTCCAGAACGACCAGGATTCTATGAAGAAAGGTTTGAATGGCTTGGTGTTGATCATTCACCATCACTGGGTGATAAATTAACTTCTAGTTCAAACAATGTTGTTACGATTACTTTATTTGATGGTCGTTAA
- the LOC120083376 gene encoding G-type lectin S-receptor-like serine/threonine-protein kinase At4g27290 isoform X2 — translation MISNFRQNPFSLLCFWTLIPLFLKQSIAGDDTLKAGQSINDTQLIVSATQMFELGFFSEPKSSNFKYLGIWYKGIPDVVVWVANRDNPIINSSATLKINGDGNFVLLNQTGEDFWCSNASRSVKNPIAQLLDTGNLVLRDSNSGSENYVWQSFDYPFDTLLPGMKLGWDLKTGLNRKLISRRNQMDLSSGKFSYGINTDGVPQLMVSEGNKTMFRGWPWFGNGFSRSRSQEANFMYNTSFEISFSYNNGPNNEPSRVVLDSSGSVVHYMWSKGDQNCHISYTFEGSGCNSYELCGNFGLCSSVLVASCGCLDGFEQKSTQSFSDGCVRKHPEICRAGEGFKKISNVKWPDSSGEFVKIKLGTQNCEKECLNDCSCLAYGALEIPKIGPSCVTWFGKLIDIRFVRDAGTGEDLFVRVAASELESSQKKSGVAVVVAMVIISILIFLALISWLIIRNVRRKARDQGAVMIEALIQENELEMPIALIEAATDHFSVSNKIGEGGFGPVYKGKLPSGQEIAVKKLAESSRQGLQEFKNEILFISQLQHRNLVKLLGFCIHQEETLLIYEYMPNKSLDYFLFDDRRRSLLNWSMRIDIIIGIARGLLYLHRDSRLRIIHRDLKAANILLDSGMEPKISDFGIARMFGEDQTETKTKRVVGTFGYMSPEYVIDGRFSFKSDVFSFGVMLLEIVSGKRNRYFFHLEHQQLNLLGHVWKLWNEGRALELIDETLRDQFQEYEALKYINIGLLCIQGRPEKRPTMSSVLSMLENNNMELISPERPGFYEERFEWLGVDHSPSLGDKLTSSSNNVVTITLFDGR, via the exons atgatATCCAACTTCAGGCAAAACCCCTTTTCTTTGCTCTGTTTTTGGACACTGATACCTCTGTTTCTCAAACAGTCAATAGCAGGCGACGACACCTTAAAAGCAGGGCAGTCCATTAACGACACCCAATTAATTGTTTCAGCCACCCAGATGTTTGAATTGGGGTTCTTCTCTGAACCCAAATCCTCAAATTTCAAGTATTTAGGAATATGGTATAAGGGTATTCCTGACGTGGTTGTTTGGGTGGCAAACAGAGATAACCCAATTATAAATTCCTCTGCCACTTTAAAGATCAATGGAGATGGAAACTTTGTTCTCCTAAATCAAACAGGTGAGGATTTTTGGTGTTCAAATGCTTCAAGATCAGTTAAAAACCCTATTGCCCAGCTGCTGGATACAGGTAATTTGGTGTTAAGAGATTCAAATTCAGGGTCTGAAAATTACGTGTGGCAGAGCTTTGATTACCCTTTTGATACTCTGTTACCGGGGATGAAACTCGGGTGGGACTTGAAAACAGGTTTAAACCGAAAGTTAATATCAAGGAGAAATCAAATGGATCTATCTTCAGGAAAATTCAGCTATGGAATTAACACAGATGGGGTTCCTCAACTTATGGTTAGTGAAGGAAACAAGACAATGTTTAGAGGGTGGCCATGGTTTGGGAATGGTTTTAGCCGGAGTCGGTCACAAGAAGCAAATTTCATGTACAATACTTCATTTGAGATatcattttcatataataaTGGTCCAAATAATGAGCCTTCAAGAGTTGTATTGGATTCAAGTGGGTCCGTTGTACACTATATGTGGAGCAAAGGGGACCAAAATTGCCACATATCTTACACGTTTGAAGGATCTGGGTGCAACAGCTATGAATTATGTGGGAATTTTGGTCTTTGTAGCTCTGTTTTAGTAGCTAGTTGTGGTTGTTTAGATGGGTTTGAACAAAAATCAACACAAAGCTTTTCAGATGGGTGTGTGAGAAAGCATCCAGAAATCTGCAGAGCAGGAGAGGGATTTAAAAAGATAAGTAATGTGAAATGGCCAGATTCCAGTGGGGAGtttgtcaaaatcaaattggGTACTCAAAATTGTGAGAAAGAATGTTTGAATGACTGCTCTTGCTTGGCTTATGGTGCATTGGAAATTCCTAAGATTGGACCTTCTTGTGTCACCTGGTTTGGGAAATTGATTGATATTAGATTTGTTCGTGATGCTGGAACTGGAGAAGATCTCTTTGTGAGAGTGGCGGCTTCAGAATTAG AATCAAGTCAGAAGAAGAGTGGAGTTGCGGTGGTTGTGGCTATGGTAATCATATCCATACTAATCTTCTTGGCTTTAATCAGCTGGCTTATCATCAGGAATGTAAGAAGAAAGGCAAGAG ACCAAGGAGCTGTGATGATTGAAGCTCTAATTCAAGAGAATGAACTTGAGATGCCAATTGCTTTAATAGAAGCAGCAACAGATCATTTTTCTGTTTCCAATAAGATAGGAGAAGGAGGTTTTGGACCAGTTTATAAG GGCAAACTTCCATCTGGCCAAGAAATTGCTGTAAAAAAACTAGCAGAAAGCTCTCGCCAAGGATTACAGGAGTTTAAAAATGAGATCCTTTTCATTTCCCAGCTTCAACATCGAAATCTTGTCAAACTTCTTGGTTTTTGCATCCACCAGGAAGAAACGTTACTTATTTATGAATACATGCCAAACAAAAGCTTGGACTACTTCCTTTTCG ATGACCGAAGACGTTCGTTACTCAATTGGTCAATGAGAATTGATATCATAATTGGTATAGCTCGAGGGCTTCTTTATCTCCATCGAGATTCAAGACTTCGAATAATTCATAGAGATCTTAAAGCTGccaatattttattagatagtGGAATGGAGCCAAAAATTTCAGATTTTGGCATTGCACGCATGTTTGGTGAAGATCaaacagaaacaaaaacaaaaagggtTGTTGGGACATT TGGTTATATGTCTCCAGAGTATGTAATAGATGGTCGCTTTTCATTCAAATCTGATGTTTTCAGCTTTGGAGTTATGCTTTTGGAAATAGTTAGTGGCAAAAGGAATAGGTACTTTTTTCACCTCGAACATCAACAACTAAATCTTCTTGGACAT GTATGGAAACTTTGGAATGAAGGAAGGGCACTGGAATTAATTGATGAGACGTTGAGAGATCAATTTCAAGAATATGAAGCACTTAAATACATAAATATTGGACTTTTATGTATTCAAGGACGTCCAGAAAAAAGACCAACTATGTCATCTGTGCTTTCCATGTTAGAAAATAATAACATGGAATTGATATCTCCAGAACGACCAGGATTCTATGAAGAAAGGTTTGAATGGCTTGGTGTTGATCATTCACCATCACTGGGTGATAAATTAACTTCTAGTTCAAACAATGTTGTTACGATTACTTTATTTGATGGTCGTTAA
- the LOC120083376 gene encoding G-type lectin S-receptor-like serine/threonine-protein kinase At4g27290 isoform X1, translating into MISNFRQNPFSLLCFWTLIPLFLKQSIAGDDTLKAGQSINDTQLIVSATQMFELGFFSEPKSSNFKYLGIWYKGIPDVVVWVANRDNPIINSSATLKINGDGNFVLLNQTGEDFWCSNASRSVKNPIAQLLDTGNLVLRDSNSGSENYVWQSFDYPFDTLLPGMKLGWDLKTGLNRKLISRRNQMDLSSGKFSYGINTDGVPQLMVSEGNKTMFRGWPWFGNGFSRSRSQEANFMYNTSFEISFSYNNGPNNEPSRVVLDSSGSVVHYMWSKGDQNCHISYTFEGSGCNSYELCGNFGLCSSVLVASCGCLDGFEQKSTQSFSDGCVRKHPEICRAGEGFKKISNVKWPDSSGEFVKIKLGTQNCEKECLNDCSCLAYGALEIPKIGPSCVTWFGKLIDIRFVRDAGTGEDLFVRVAASELESSQKKSGVAVVVAMVIISILIFLALISWLIIRNVRRKAREDQGAVMIEALIQENELEMPIALIEAATDHFSVSNKIGEGGFGPVYKGKLPSGQEIAVKKLAESSRQGLQEFKNEILFISQLQHRNLVKLLGFCIHQEETLLIYEYMPNKSLDYFLFDDRRRSLLNWSMRIDIIIGIARGLLYLHRDSRLRIIHRDLKAANILLDSGMEPKISDFGIARMFGEDQTETKTKRVVGTFGYMSPEYVIDGRFSFKSDVFSFGVMLLEIVSGKRNRYFFHLEHQQLNLLGHVWKLWNEGRALELIDETLRDQFQEYEALKYINIGLLCIQGRPEKRPTMSSVLSMLENNNMELISPERPGFYEERFEWLGVDHSPSLGDKLTSSSNNVVTITLFDGR; encoded by the exons atgatATCCAACTTCAGGCAAAACCCCTTTTCTTTGCTCTGTTTTTGGACACTGATACCTCTGTTTCTCAAACAGTCAATAGCAGGCGACGACACCTTAAAAGCAGGGCAGTCCATTAACGACACCCAATTAATTGTTTCAGCCACCCAGATGTTTGAATTGGGGTTCTTCTCTGAACCCAAATCCTCAAATTTCAAGTATTTAGGAATATGGTATAAGGGTATTCCTGACGTGGTTGTTTGGGTGGCAAACAGAGATAACCCAATTATAAATTCCTCTGCCACTTTAAAGATCAATGGAGATGGAAACTTTGTTCTCCTAAATCAAACAGGTGAGGATTTTTGGTGTTCAAATGCTTCAAGATCAGTTAAAAACCCTATTGCCCAGCTGCTGGATACAGGTAATTTGGTGTTAAGAGATTCAAATTCAGGGTCTGAAAATTACGTGTGGCAGAGCTTTGATTACCCTTTTGATACTCTGTTACCGGGGATGAAACTCGGGTGGGACTTGAAAACAGGTTTAAACCGAAAGTTAATATCAAGGAGAAATCAAATGGATCTATCTTCAGGAAAATTCAGCTATGGAATTAACACAGATGGGGTTCCTCAACTTATGGTTAGTGAAGGAAACAAGACAATGTTTAGAGGGTGGCCATGGTTTGGGAATGGTTTTAGCCGGAGTCGGTCACAAGAAGCAAATTTCATGTACAATACTTCATTTGAGATatcattttcatataataaTGGTCCAAATAATGAGCCTTCAAGAGTTGTATTGGATTCAAGTGGGTCCGTTGTACACTATATGTGGAGCAAAGGGGACCAAAATTGCCACATATCTTACACGTTTGAAGGATCTGGGTGCAACAGCTATGAATTATGTGGGAATTTTGGTCTTTGTAGCTCTGTTTTAGTAGCTAGTTGTGGTTGTTTAGATGGGTTTGAACAAAAATCAACACAAAGCTTTTCAGATGGGTGTGTGAGAAAGCATCCAGAAATCTGCAGAGCAGGAGAGGGATTTAAAAAGATAAGTAATGTGAAATGGCCAGATTCCAGTGGGGAGtttgtcaaaatcaaattggGTACTCAAAATTGTGAGAAAGAATGTTTGAATGACTGCTCTTGCTTGGCTTATGGTGCATTGGAAATTCCTAAGATTGGACCTTCTTGTGTCACCTGGTTTGGGAAATTGATTGATATTAGATTTGTTCGTGATGCTGGAACTGGAGAAGATCTCTTTGTGAGAGTGGCGGCTTCAGAATTAG AATCAAGTCAGAAGAAGAGTGGAGTTGCGGTGGTTGTGGCTATGGTAATCATATCCATACTAATCTTCTTGGCTTTAATCAGCTGGCTTATCATCAGGAATGTAAGAAGAAAGGCAAGAG AAGACCAAGGAGCTGTGATGATTGAAGCTCTAATTCAAGAGAATGAACTTGAGATGCCAATTGCTTTAATAGAAGCAGCAACAGATCATTTTTCTGTTTCCAATAAGATAGGAGAAGGAGGTTTTGGACCAGTTTATAAG GGCAAACTTCCATCTGGCCAAGAAATTGCTGTAAAAAAACTAGCAGAAAGCTCTCGCCAAGGATTACAGGAGTTTAAAAATGAGATCCTTTTCATTTCCCAGCTTCAACATCGAAATCTTGTCAAACTTCTTGGTTTTTGCATCCACCAGGAAGAAACGTTACTTATTTATGAATACATGCCAAACAAAAGCTTGGACTACTTCCTTTTCG ATGACCGAAGACGTTCGTTACTCAATTGGTCAATGAGAATTGATATCATAATTGGTATAGCTCGAGGGCTTCTTTATCTCCATCGAGATTCAAGACTTCGAATAATTCATAGAGATCTTAAAGCTGccaatattttattagatagtGGAATGGAGCCAAAAATTTCAGATTTTGGCATTGCACGCATGTTTGGTGAAGATCaaacagaaacaaaaacaaaaagggtTGTTGGGACATT TGGTTATATGTCTCCAGAGTATGTAATAGATGGTCGCTTTTCATTCAAATCTGATGTTTTCAGCTTTGGAGTTATGCTTTTGGAAATAGTTAGTGGCAAAAGGAATAGGTACTTTTTTCACCTCGAACATCAACAACTAAATCTTCTTGGACAT GTATGGAAACTTTGGAATGAAGGAAGGGCACTGGAATTAATTGATGAGACGTTGAGAGATCAATTTCAAGAATATGAAGCACTTAAATACATAAATATTGGACTTTTATGTATTCAAGGACGTCCAGAAAAAAGACCAACTATGTCATCTGTGCTTTCCATGTTAGAAAATAATAACATGGAATTGATATCTCCAGAACGACCAGGATTCTATGAAGAAAGGTTTGAATGGCTTGGTGTTGATCATTCACCATCACTGGGTGATAAATTAACTTCTAGTTCAAACAATGTTGTTACGATTACTTTATTTGATGGTCGTTAA
- the LOC120083376 gene encoding G-type lectin S-receptor-like serine/threonine-protein kinase At4g27290 isoform X3 yields the protein MISNFRQNPFSLLCFWTLIPLFLKQSIAGDDTLKAGQSINDTQLIVSATQMFELGFFSEPKSSNFKYLGIWYKGIPDVVVWVANRDNPIINSSATLKINGDGNFVLLNQTGEDFWCSNASRSVKNPIAQLLDTGNLVLRDSNSGSENYVWQSFDYPFDTLLPGMKLGWDLKTGLNRKLISRRNQMDLSSGKFSYGINTDGVPQLMVSEGNKTMFRGWPWFGNGFSRSRSQEANFMYNTSFEISFSYNNGPNNEPSRVVLDSSGSVVHYMWSKGDQNCHISYTFEGSGCNSYELCGNFGLCSSVLVASCGCLDGFEQKSTQSFSDGCVRKHPEICRAGEGFKKISNVKWPDSSGEFVKIKLGTQNCEKECLNDCSCLAYGALEIPKIGPSCVTWFGKLIDIRFVRDAGTGEDLFVRVAASELESSQKKSGVAVVVAMVIISILIFLALISWLIIRNVRRKAREDQGAVMIEALIQENELEMPIALIEAATDHFSVSNKIGEGGFGPVYKGKLPSGQEIAVKKLAESSRQGLQEFKNEILFISQLQHRNLVKLLGFCIHQEETLLIYEYMPNKSLDYFLFDDRRRSLLNWSMRIDIIIGIARGLLYLHRDSRLRIIHRDLKAANILLDSGMEPKISDFGIARMFGEDQTETKTKRVVGTFGYMSPEYVIDGRFSFKSDVFSFGVMLLEIVSGKRNRYGNFGMKEGHWN from the exons atgatATCCAACTTCAGGCAAAACCCCTTTTCTTTGCTCTGTTTTTGGACACTGATACCTCTGTTTCTCAAACAGTCAATAGCAGGCGACGACACCTTAAAAGCAGGGCAGTCCATTAACGACACCCAATTAATTGTTTCAGCCACCCAGATGTTTGAATTGGGGTTCTTCTCTGAACCCAAATCCTCAAATTTCAAGTATTTAGGAATATGGTATAAGGGTATTCCTGACGTGGTTGTTTGGGTGGCAAACAGAGATAACCCAATTATAAATTCCTCTGCCACTTTAAAGATCAATGGAGATGGAAACTTTGTTCTCCTAAATCAAACAGGTGAGGATTTTTGGTGTTCAAATGCTTCAAGATCAGTTAAAAACCCTATTGCCCAGCTGCTGGATACAGGTAATTTGGTGTTAAGAGATTCAAATTCAGGGTCTGAAAATTACGTGTGGCAGAGCTTTGATTACCCTTTTGATACTCTGTTACCGGGGATGAAACTCGGGTGGGACTTGAAAACAGGTTTAAACCGAAAGTTAATATCAAGGAGAAATCAAATGGATCTATCTTCAGGAAAATTCAGCTATGGAATTAACACAGATGGGGTTCCTCAACTTATGGTTAGTGAAGGAAACAAGACAATGTTTAGAGGGTGGCCATGGTTTGGGAATGGTTTTAGCCGGAGTCGGTCACAAGAAGCAAATTTCATGTACAATACTTCATTTGAGATatcattttcatataataaTGGTCCAAATAATGAGCCTTCAAGAGTTGTATTGGATTCAAGTGGGTCCGTTGTACACTATATGTGGAGCAAAGGGGACCAAAATTGCCACATATCTTACACGTTTGAAGGATCTGGGTGCAACAGCTATGAATTATGTGGGAATTTTGGTCTTTGTAGCTCTGTTTTAGTAGCTAGTTGTGGTTGTTTAGATGGGTTTGAACAAAAATCAACACAAAGCTTTTCAGATGGGTGTGTGAGAAAGCATCCAGAAATCTGCAGAGCAGGAGAGGGATTTAAAAAGATAAGTAATGTGAAATGGCCAGATTCCAGTGGGGAGtttgtcaaaatcaaattggGTACTCAAAATTGTGAGAAAGAATGTTTGAATGACTGCTCTTGCTTGGCTTATGGTGCATTGGAAATTCCTAAGATTGGACCTTCTTGTGTCACCTGGTTTGGGAAATTGATTGATATTAGATTTGTTCGTGATGCTGGAACTGGAGAAGATCTCTTTGTGAGAGTGGCGGCTTCAGAATTAG AATCAAGTCAGAAGAAGAGTGGAGTTGCGGTGGTTGTGGCTATGGTAATCATATCCATACTAATCTTCTTGGCTTTAATCAGCTGGCTTATCATCAGGAATGTAAGAAGAAAGGCAAGAG AAGACCAAGGAGCTGTGATGATTGAAGCTCTAATTCAAGAGAATGAACTTGAGATGCCAATTGCTTTAATAGAAGCAGCAACAGATCATTTTTCTGTTTCCAATAAGATAGGAGAAGGAGGTTTTGGACCAGTTTATAAG GGCAAACTTCCATCTGGCCAAGAAATTGCTGTAAAAAAACTAGCAGAAAGCTCTCGCCAAGGATTACAGGAGTTTAAAAATGAGATCCTTTTCATTTCCCAGCTTCAACATCGAAATCTTGTCAAACTTCTTGGTTTTTGCATCCACCAGGAAGAAACGTTACTTATTTATGAATACATGCCAAACAAAAGCTTGGACTACTTCCTTTTCG ATGACCGAAGACGTTCGTTACTCAATTGGTCAATGAGAATTGATATCATAATTGGTATAGCTCGAGGGCTTCTTTATCTCCATCGAGATTCAAGACTTCGAATAATTCATAGAGATCTTAAAGCTGccaatattttattagatagtGGAATGGAGCCAAAAATTTCAGATTTTGGCATTGCACGCATGTTTGGTGAAGATCaaacagaaacaaaaacaaaaagggtTGTTGGGACATT TGGTTATATGTCTCCAGAGTATGTAATAGATGGTCGCTTTTCATTCAAATCTGATGTTTTCAGCTTTGGAGTTATGCTTTTGGAAATAGTTAGTGGCAAAAGGAATAG GTATGGAAACTTTGGAATGAAGGAAGGGCACTGGAATTAA
- the LOC120083376 gene encoding receptor-like serine/threonine-protein kinase SD1-8 isoform X4 gives MISNFRQNPFSLLCFWTLIPLFLKQSIAGDDTLKAGQSINDTQLIVSATQMFELGFFSEPKSSNFKYLGIWYKGIPDVVVWVANRDNPIINSSATLKINGDGNFVLLNQTGEDFWCSNASRSVKNPIAQLLDTGNLVLRDSNSGSENYVWQSFDYPFDTLLPGMKLGWDLKTGLNRKLISRRNQMDLSSGKFSYGINTDGVPQLMVSEGNKTMFRGWPWFGNGFSRSRSQEANFMYNTSFEISFSYNNGPNNEPSRVVLDSSGSVVHYMWSKGDQNCHISYTFEGSGCNSYELCGNFGLCSSVLVASCGCLDGFEQKSTQSFSDGCVRKHPEICRAGEGFKKISNVKWPDSSGEFVKIKLGTQNCEKECLNDCSCLAYGALEIPKIGPSCVTWFGKLIDIRFVRDAGTGEDLFVRVAASELESSQKKSGVAVVVAMVIISILIFLALISWLIIRNVRRKAREDQGAVMIEALIQENELEMPIALIEAATDHFSVSNKIGEGGFGPVYKGKLPSGQEIAVKKLAESSRQGLQEFKNEILFISQLQHRNLVKLLGFCIHQEETLLIYEYMPNKSLDYFLFDDRRRSLLNWSMRIDIIIGIARGLLYLHRDSRLRIIHRDLKAANILLDSGMEPKISDFGIARMFGEDQTETKTKRVVGTFLHFAVVICLQSM, from the exons atgatATCCAACTTCAGGCAAAACCCCTTTTCTTTGCTCTGTTTTTGGACACTGATACCTCTGTTTCTCAAACAGTCAATAGCAGGCGACGACACCTTAAAAGCAGGGCAGTCCATTAACGACACCCAATTAATTGTTTCAGCCACCCAGATGTTTGAATTGGGGTTCTTCTCTGAACCCAAATCCTCAAATTTCAAGTATTTAGGAATATGGTATAAGGGTATTCCTGACGTGGTTGTTTGGGTGGCAAACAGAGATAACCCAATTATAAATTCCTCTGCCACTTTAAAGATCAATGGAGATGGAAACTTTGTTCTCCTAAATCAAACAGGTGAGGATTTTTGGTGTTCAAATGCTTCAAGATCAGTTAAAAACCCTATTGCCCAGCTGCTGGATACAGGTAATTTGGTGTTAAGAGATTCAAATTCAGGGTCTGAAAATTACGTGTGGCAGAGCTTTGATTACCCTTTTGATACTCTGTTACCGGGGATGAAACTCGGGTGGGACTTGAAAACAGGTTTAAACCGAAAGTTAATATCAAGGAGAAATCAAATGGATCTATCTTCAGGAAAATTCAGCTATGGAATTAACACAGATGGGGTTCCTCAACTTATGGTTAGTGAAGGAAACAAGACAATGTTTAGAGGGTGGCCATGGTTTGGGAATGGTTTTAGCCGGAGTCGGTCACAAGAAGCAAATTTCATGTACAATACTTCATTTGAGATatcattttcatataataaTGGTCCAAATAATGAGCCTTCAAGAGTTGTATTGGATTCAAGTGGGTCCGTTGTACACTATATGTGGAGCAAAGGGGACCAAAATTGCCACATATCTTACACGTTTGAAGGATCTGGGTGCAACAGCTATGAATTATGTGGGAATTTTGGTCTTTGTAGCTCTGTTTTAGTAGCTAGTTGTGGTTGTTTAGATGGGTTTGAACAAAAATCAACACAAAGCTTTTCAGATGGGTGTGTGAGAAAGCATCCAGAAATCTGCAGAGCAGGAGAGGGATTTAAAAAGATAAGTAATGTGAAATGGCCAGATTCCAGTGGGGAGtttgtcaaaatcaaattggGTACTCAAAATTGTGAGAAAGAATGTTTGAATGACTGCTCTTGCTTGGCTTATGGTGCATTGGAAATTCCTAAGATTGGACCTTCTTGTGTCACCTGGTTTGGGAAATTGATTGATATTAGATTTGTTCGTGATGCTGGAACTGGAGAAGATCTCTTTGTGAGAGTGGCGGCTTCAGAATTAG AATCAAGTCAGAAGAAGAGTGGAGTTGCGGTGGTTGTGGCTATGGTAATCATATCCATACTAATCTTCTTGGCTTTAATCAGCTGGCTTATCATCAGGAATGTAAGAAGAAAGGCAAGAG AAGACCAAGGAGCTGTGATGATTGAAGCTCTAATTCAAGAGAATGAACTTGAGATGCCAATTGCTTTAATAGAAGCAGCAACAGATCATTTTTCTGTTTCCAATAAGATAGGAGAAGGAGGTTTTGGACCAGTTTATAAG GGCAAACTTCCATCTGGCCAAGAAATTGCTGTAAAAAAACTAGCAGAAAGCTCTCGCCAAGGATTACAGGAGTTTAAAAATGAGATCCTTTTCATTTCCCAGCTTCAACATCGAAATCTTGTCAAACTTCTTGGTTTTTGCATCCACCAGGAAGAAACGTTACTTATTTATGAATACATGCCAAACAAAAGCTTGGACTACTTCCTTTTCG ATGACCGAAGACGTTCGTTACTCAATTGGTCAATGAGAATTGATATCATAATTGGTATAGCTCGAGGGCTTCTTTATCTCCATCGAGATTCAAGACTTCGAATAATTCATAGAGATCTTAAAGCTGccaatattttattagatagtGGAATGGAGCCAAAAATTTCAGATTTTGGCATTGCACGCATGTTTGGTGAAGATCaaacagaaacaaaaacaaaaagggtTGTTGGGACATT TTTGCACTTTGCAGTGGTTATATGTCTCCAGAGTATGTAA